One genomic region from Triplophysa dalaica isolate WHDGS20190420 chromosome 23, ASM1584641v1, whole genome shotgun sequence encodes:
- the LOC130412983 gene encoding centrosome and spindle pole associated protein 1 isoform X4: protein MNGKISNFMEERKATVEEAPYMEMKTRVSDKNQEKDDVKPAYKTHPSQAKQTKEESSGLSLPLGEEYERKKQKLKEELRLDYRRFMSEKKNRSIADPLPQSHMLSLPIREHKSAKEKLQNERKKEYNLFLRGHGTPRIGKHSTTPHALERDRYGSATPKHTFSPEVQAQRGSLSPEYVPSLRRDVATITQPVSEVHARSRPRRHWSEMTDSLGRPKEHYRDHTSSEEEQVELELVEKERMRNINEETDVARRDGKPDNRLHSLKAQTPAQSRSVNEQNMSTFATGLNIGAAEGGEASRRRKERYRQDLLQQIAEQQNNKRREKELEYRAAVIDPEKNPDRIKQFGAVTRAYGGKRRDVHYRPEAGLEVLGADSARRPKDQRPPQAPEERIPPERPRVAFQSPLLDNRTVLSRLANASGMEVGAGLVNGMPINEDYHRAIASTMGDVVAPRVTGVRPPVVPSISETYQTPYDNVYYHYGARNHVDPHLANYGAALGHQPNISPEAQWPILQPPSLTQQSVQAHVTPSGPAFPERYQQQKERALNYQEALKQQIQEGQARRHREKLEKELYEAKIEAEMKAFQPWGRAGGGAPLRDDQGNLISDLKQMHKTNVEAYDSGGRVTSHNKAAPGTGDQPTKPTGFSSVQPPLHARGNLFNEPPTPRQIHDQEIYKEYLKQQIGEKRKKEAEERERERLEEEKEERRLAEQRARIQREYEEEQERKRQKEKEQNAKNKELIRLAGDRREEAERKRKEEEERENESLRKRQEQEQRTVVEEVHRAPSPPLPTLQKKLRQQVPRPPSVESHRSAESVSSRSMSAPHSPPVPARRNEIRATEEKRTVIRELSALHRQLRNEQRRLEGQLMPTTRNDNPSAVSSRQRERPTEDVFEMARLHKQLPIRRPASHTTAAVNMQNLHEFNRLKYRDTTSREEVRQVYPEPPTDDRSLDIQQQALLRQQQRTIYNLRRARPAGYFDAVTSGQQHPEPTRSSAEGTGRNLLLNSESAFIDPSSESLLLQSRADQRARRDSARMRPAVGKTHINDDMSRYIRPDSRPDSQSAHSLSSTEIERMRERVKNKMTSLDNMRDHDWRSGDVLADEGEELWSQTPPPLDNRRVSIETIGTESWLRPSSSDTLKRFIGGRRPSSRTHASQDWEGPSTYHG, encoded by the exons ATGAATGGCAAGATCAGCAACTTTATGGAGGAAAGAAAAGCAACGGTGGAAGAAGCACCCTACATGGAAATGAAG ACACGTGTTAGTGACAAAAACCAAGAGAAGGATGACGTCAAACCTGCTTACAAAACACACCCTTCACAAGCCAAACAAACCAAAG AGGAGAGTTCTGGTCTCAGTTTACCTTTGGGAGAAGAGTATGAAAGAAAGAAGCAGAAGCTAAAAGAAGAGTTGCGTCTCGATTACCGACGTTTTATGTCTGAG AAAAAGAATCGGAGTATTGCTGATCCACTTCCACAGTCGCACATGCTGTCTCTTCCCATAAGAGAACACAAGTCTGCGAAG GAAAAgttacaaaatgaaagaaaaaaagaatacaaTCTGTTTCTTAGAGGGCATGGAACACCGAGAATAGGGAAACATTCGACTACTCCACAT GCCCTAGAGAGAGATCGTTATGGCTCTGCTACtccaaaacatacattttctcCAGAGGTACAAGCACAGAGGGGAAGCCTGAGCCCAGAATACGTTCCATCTTTAAGAAGGGATGTTGCCACTATAACCCAGCCTGTTTCCGAAGTGCATGCAAGATCAAGACCACGGAGACACTGGTCGGAAATGACAGATAGCTTGGGACGTCCAAAAGAGCATTACAGGGATCACACCAGTTCTGAGGAGGAGCAGGTGGAGCTAGAGCTTGTGGAGAAGGAGAGGATGAGAAACATAAATGAAGAGACAGATGTAGCCAGGAGAGATGGAAAACCTGACAACAGATTACACAG TCTAAAGGCACAGACTCCAGCACAGAGCAGATCTGTAAATGAGCAGAACATGAGCACGTTTGCTACAGGACTCAACATTG GTGCTGCCGAAGGGGGAGAGGCCTCTCGGAGGAGGAAGGAACGGTATAGACAGGACCTTCTGCAGCAAATAGctgaacaacaaaacaacaaaaggaG AGAGAAGGAGCTAGAGTACAGAGCGGCTGTTATTGatccagaaaaaaat CCAGACCGAATCAAACAGTTTGGTGCCGTGACCCGGGCATACGGGGGTAAAAGAAGGGATGTACACTACCGGCCAGAGGCGGGTCTGGAGGTCCTCGGGGCTGACTCTGCCAGGCGGCCCAAAGATCAGAGACCTCCACAAGCACCAGAAGAGAGAATACCCCCCGAGAGGCCTCGTGTTGCCTTTCAGTCTCCACTTTTGGACAACAGGACTGTTTTGAGCCGACTGGCTAATGCCTCCGGCATGGAGGTTGGTGCAGGTCTGGTTAATGGTATGCCCATTAATGAAGACTATCACAGAGCTATCGCAAGCACTATGGGGGACGTCGTTGCACCAAG AGTTACAGGTGTGCGCCCTCCTGTGGTTCCCTCCATCTCAGAAACGTATCAAACTCCTTATGATAATGTTTATTATCACTATGGAGCTAGAAATCATGTAGACCCTCATTTGGCTAACT ATGGAGCAGCACTAGGTCACCAACCAAACATCTCTCCAGAAGCACAATGGCCCATCCTGCAGCCTCCGTCTCTCACACA GCAGAGCGTCCAGGCTCATGTCACTCCTTCAGGACCAGCCTTTCCTGAGAGGTACCAGCAACAAAAGGAAAGAGCTCTTAACTACCAAGAAGCCCTTAAGCAGCAG ATTCAAGAAGGGCAAGCAAGACGACATCGTGAGAAGCTGGAGAAAGAGCTGTACGAAGCTAAGATTGAAGCAGAGATGAAGGCCTTCCAGCCCTGGggaagagctggaggaggaGCTCCTCTGAGAGACGATCAAGGAAACCTCATCA GTGATTTGAAACAAATGCATAAGACAAACGTAGAAGCGTATGATTCTGGAGGCAGAGTGACAAGCCATAATAAAGCGGCTCCTGGAACAGGGGACCAACCAACAA AGCCTACAGGCTTCTCTTCAGTTCAGCCACCACTACACGCCCGGGGAAACCTTTTCAATGAACCGCCAACTCCCCGGCAGATACACGATCAGGAAATTTACAAAGAGTATTTAAAACAACAG ATcggggaaaaaagaaaaaaagaggcAGAAGAGAGGGAGCGCGAAAGGCTtgaggaagagaaggaagagagacgATTGGCCGAACAACGAGCTCGGATCCAGAGGGAGTATGAGGAAGAGCAGGAGAGGAAACGCCAGAAGGAGAAAGAG CAAAATGCCAAAAACAAGGAGTTGATCAGACTGGCCGGAGATCGCCGGGAAGAAGCAGAAAGAAAGcgaaaagaagaagaagagagagaaaatgaatcGTTGAGGAAGAGACAAGAGCAAGAACAGCGGACGGTAGTAGAAGAG GTTCACAGGGCACCATCACCACCCCTGCCAACCTTGCAGAAGAAACTTCGCCAGCAGGTGCCAAGACCTCCATCGGTGGAGAGCCACCGGTCTGCTGAAAGTGTTTCT TCACGGTCCATGTCAGCACCACATTCTCCTCCAGTGCCCGCTCGCAGGAACGAGATCAGGGCCACAG AAGAAAAGAGGACTGTGATCAGGGAGCTGTCAGCCTTGCATAGGCAGCTGCGGAATGAACAAAGACGGCTGGAGGGTCAGCTAATGCCAACCACTAGAAATGACAACCCATCTGCGGTTTCCAGCag GCAAAGAGAGCGCCCTACTGAGGATGTGTTTGAGATGGCAAGATTACACAAACAGTTGCCTATCAGAAGACCAGCTTCACACACCACCGCAGCGGTCAACATGCAGAACCTACATGAGTTTAACCGGCTGAAGTATAGAG ACACTACATCacgggaggaggtacggcaggTTTATCCTGAACCACCCACTGACGATCGCAGTCTAGACATCCAGCAGCAGGCTTTGCTACGACAGCAACAACGCACAATCTACAACCTGAGGAGAGCAAGACCTGCTG GTTACTTTGACGCGGTGACTTCAGGTCAACAGCATCCTGAACCG ACGAGAAGCTCGGCAGAGGGTACAGGCAGAAACTTGCTATTAAATTCAGAGAGCGCTTTTATCG ACCCTAGCAGCGAGTCTTTGTTGTTACAGTCCCGCGCGGATCAGAGAGCTAGAAGAGATTCTGCTCGTATGAGACCAGCAGTCGGGAAGACACACATCAATGAT GACATGAGCCGGTACATTCGACCTGACAGTAGACCCGACAGCCAGTCTGCGCACTCGCTCTCCAGCACGGAAATAGAGAGGATGAGGGAACGCGTGAAGAACAAGATGACATCGCTGGATAACATGAGAGACCATGACTGGAGATCAG GGGATGTATTAGCCGACGAAGGGGAGGAGCTATGGTCACAGACTCCTCCTCCTCTTGACAACAGGCGTGTTTCCATAGAAACCATTGGCACGGAGTCCTGGTTACGCCCCAGCTCATCAGATACACTGAAGAGATTCATTGGAGGTCGCAGGCCATCCAGCCGAACCCATGCAAGTCAGGATTGGGAAGGACCGTCCACCTACCATGGTTAA
- the LOC130412983 gene encoding centrosome and spindle pole associated protein 1 isoform X5 codes for MLSLPIREHKSAKEKLQNERKKEYNLFLRGHGTPRIGKHSTTPHALERDRYGSATPKHTFSPEVQAQRGSLSPEYVPSLRRDVATITQPVSEVHARSRPRRHWSEMTDSLGRPKEHYRDHTSSEEEQVELELVEKERMRNINEETDVARRDGKPDNRLHSLKAQTPAQSRSVNEQNMSTFATGLNIGAAEGGEASRRRKERYRQDLLQQIAEQQNNKRREKELEYRAAVIDPEKNPDRIKQFGAVTRAYGGKRRDVHYRPEAGLEVLGADSARRPKDQRPPQAPEERIPPERPRVAFQSPLLDNRTVLSRLANASGMEVGAGLVNGMPINEDYHRAIASTMGDVVAPRVTGVRPPVVPSISETYQTPYDNVYYHYGARNHVDPHLANYGAALGHQPNISPEAQWPILQPPSLTQQSVQAHVTPSGPAFPERYQQQKERALNYQEALKQQQEFRQEYDRQRSEWNTLFPKIQEGQARRHREKLEKELYEAKIEAEMKAFQPWGRAGGGAPLRDDQGNLISDLKQMHKTNVEAYDSGGRVTSHNKAAPGTGDQPTKPTGFSSVQPPLHARGNLFNEPPTPRQIHDQEIYKEYLKQQIGEKRKKEAEERERERLEEEKEERRLAEQRARIQREYEEEQERKRQKEKEQNAKNKELIRLAGDRREEAERKRKEEEERENESLRKRQEQEQRTVVEEVHRAPSPPLPTLQKKLRQQVPRPPSVESHRSAESVSSRSMSAPHSPPVPARRNEIRATEEKRTVIRELSALHRQLRNEQRRLEGQLMPTTRNDNPSAVSSRQRERPTEDVFEMARLHKQLPIRRPASHTTAAVNMQNLHEFNRLKYRDTTSREEVRQVYPEPPTDDRSLDIQQQALLRQQQRTIYNLRRARPAGYFDAVTSGQQHPEPTRSSAEGTGRNLLLNSESAFIDPSSESLLLQSRADQRARRDSARMRPAVGKTHINDDMSRYIRPDSRPDSQSAHSLSSTEIERMRERVKNKMTSLDNMRDHDWRSGDVLADEGEELWSQTPPPLDNRRVSIETIGTESWLRPSSSDTLKRFIGGRRPSSRTHASQDWEGPSTYHG; via the exons ATGCTGTCTCTTCCCATAAGAGAACACAAGTCTGCGAAG GAAAAgttacaaaatgaaagaaaaaaagaatacaaTCTGTTTCTTAGAGGGCATGGAACACCGAGAATAGGGAAACATTCGACTACTCCACAT GCCCTAGAGAGAGATCGTTATGGCTCTGCTACtccaaaacatacattttctcCAGAGGTACAAGCACAGAGGGGAAGCCTGAGCCCAGAATACGTTCCATCTTTAAGAAGGGATGTTGCCACTATAACCCAGCCTGTTTCCGAAGTGCATGCAAGATCAAGACCACGGAGACACTGGTCGGAAATGACAGATAGCTTGGGACGTCCAAAAGAGCATTACAGGGATCACACCAGTTCTGAGGAGGAGCAGGTGGAGCTAGAGCTTGTGGAGAAGGAGAGGATGAGAAACATAAATGAAGAGACAGATGTAGCCAGGAGAGATGGAAAACCTGACAACAGATTACACAG TCTAAAGGCACAGACTCCAGCACAGAGCAGATCTGTAAATGAGCAGAACATGAGCACGTTTGCTACAGGACTCAACATTG GTGCTGCCGAAGGGGGAGAGGCCTCTCGGAGGAGGAAGGAACGGTATAGACAGGACCTTCTGCAGCAAATAGctgaacaacaaaacaacaaaaggaG AGAGAAGGAGCTAGAGTACAGAGCGGCTGTTATTGatccagaaaaaaat CCAGACCGAATCAAACAGTTTGGTGCCGTGACCCGGGCATACGGGGGTAAAAGAAGGGATGTACACTACCGGCCAGAGGCGGGTCTGGAGGTCCTCGGGGCTGACTCTGCCAGGCGGCCCAAAGATCAGAGACCTCCACAAGCACCAGAAGAGAGAATACCCCCCGAGAGGCCTCGTGTTGCCTTTCAGTCTCCACTTTTGGACAACAGGACTGTTTTGAGCCGACTGGCTAATGCCTCCGGCATGGAGGTTGGTGCAGGTCTGGTTAATGGTATGCCCATTAATGAAGACTATCACAGAGCTATCGCAAGCACTATGGGGGACGTCGTTGCACCAAG AGTTACAGGTGTGCGCCCTCCTGTGGTTCCCTCCATCTCAGAAACGTATCAAACTCCTTATGATAATGTTTATTATCACTATGGAGCTAGAAATCATGTAGACCCTCATTTGGCTAACT ATGGAGCAGCACTAGGTCACCAACCAAACATCTCTCCAGAAGCACAATGGCCCATCCTGCAGCCTCCGTCTCTCACACA GCAGAGCGTCCAGGCTCATGTCACTCCTTCAGGACCAGCCTTTCCTGAGAGGTACCAGCAACAAAAGGAAAGAGCTCTTAACTACCAAGAAGCCCTTAAGCAGCAG CAGGAATTTCGACAGGAGTATGACAGGCAGAGATCAGAGTGGAATACACTGTTTCCAAAG ATTCAAGAAGGGCAAGCAAGACGACATCGTGAGAAGCTGGAGAAAGAGCTGTACGAAGCTAAGATTGAAGCAGAGATGAAGGCCTTCCAGCCCTGGggaagagctggaggaggaGCTCCTCTGAGAGACGATCAAGGAAACCTCATCA GTGATTTGAAACAAATGCATAAGACAAACGTAGAAGCGTATGATTCTGGAGGCAGAGTGACAAGCCATAATAAAGCGGCTCCTGGAACAGGGGACCAACCAACAA AGCCTACAGGCTTCTCTTCAGTTCAGCCACCACTACACGCCCGGGGAAACCTTTTCAATGAACCGCCAACTCCCCGGCAGATACACGATCAGGAAATTTACAAAGAGTATTTAAAACAACAG ATcggggaaaaaagaaaaaaagaggcAGAAGAGAGGGAGCGCGAAAGGCTtgaggaagagaaggaagagagacgATTGGCCGAACAACGAGCTCGGATCCAGAGGGAGTATGAGGAAGAGCAGGAGAGGAAACGCCAGAAGGAGAAAGAG CAAAATGCCAAAAACAAGGAGTTGATCAGACTGGCCGGAGATCGCCGGGAAGAAGCAGAAAGAAAGcgaaaagaagaagaagagagagaaaatgaatcGTTGAGGAAGAGACAAGAGCAAGAACAGCGGACGGTAGTAGAAGAG GTTCACAGGGCACCATCACCACCCCTGCCAACCTTGCAGAAGAAACTTCGCCAGCAGGTGCCAAGACCTCCATCGGTGGAGAGCCACCGGTCTGCTGAAAGTGTTTCT TCACGGTCCATGTCAGCACCACATTCTCCTCCAGTGCCCGCTCGCAGGAACGAGATCAGGGCCACAG AAGAAAAGAGGACTGTGATCAGGGAGCTGTCAGCCTTGCATAGGCAGCTGCGGAATGAACAAAGACGGCTGGAGGGTCAGCTAATGCCAACCACTAGAAATGACAACCCATCTGCGGTTTCCAGCag GCAAAGAGAGCGCCCTACTGAGGATGTGTTTGAGATGGCAAGATTACACAAACAGTTGCCTATCAGAAGACCAGCTTCACACACCACCGCAGCGGTCAACATGCAGAACCTACATGAGTTTAACCGGCTGAAGTATAGAG ACACTACATCacgggaggaggtacggcaggTTTATCCTGAACCACCCACTGACGATCGCAGTCTAGACATCCAGCAGCAGGCTTTGCTACGACAGCAACAACGCACAATCTACAACCTGAGGAGAGCAAGACCTGCTG GTTACTTTGACGCGGTGACTTCAGGTCAACAGCATCCTGAACCG ACGAGAAGCTCGGCAGAGGGTACAGGCAGAAACTTGCTATTAAATTCAGAGAGCGCTTTTATCG ACCCTAGCAGCGAGTCTTTGTTGTTACAGTCCCGCGCGGATCAGAGAGCTAGAAGAGATTCTGCTCGTATGAGACCAGCAGTCGGGAAGACACACATCAATGAT GACATGAGCCGGTACATTCGACCTGACAGTAGACCCGACAGCCAGTCTGCGCACTCGCTCTCCAGCACGGAAATAGAGAGGATGAGGGAACGCGTGAAGAACAAGATGACATCGCTGGATAACATGAGAGACCATGACTGGAGATCAG GGGATGTATTAGCCGACGAAGGGGAGGAGCTATGGTCACAGACTCCTCCTCCTCTTGACAACAGGCGTGTTTCCATAGAAACCATTGGCACGGAGTCCTGGTTACGCCCCAGCTCATCAGATACACTGAAGAGATTCATTGGAGGTCGCAGGCCATCCAGCCGAACCCATGCAAGTCAGGATTGGGAAGGACCGTCCACCTACCATGGTTAA